Proteins from a genomic interval of Pirellulales bacterium:
- a CDS encoding TlpA family protein disulfide reductase, whose amino-acid sequence MPIPALTLLSIALFAAAPVDEIAPGTVLAYRGQVRQRSTEGETPPEKQFDLTLLVAEKNDQSHDVYWLIDEAGRGGWPWIERCGRVTADAYGREADDRAPSLLYELDEDVAVIPLIVPLLRPPVAAMADANWTADKLTYTFVEEAELDGRAIWNVQVNNAYGTKRRLALSKSSPLVTAIAERVFMGMGTEYELSFKLVNVEQLPVERFDAERRAFDALLELRQALNRPARTQTAAWSESDRKILAERLPGVQMAAATTRLQRLAEGAGRDVARQDERAVSVEQLVEKFEGQPVEDFQVGGLDRTRAYSQDMRGKLTLLHFWEYRDAPLKEPYGQVGYLEFLQERHKSNGLAVYGVAVDSRLDDPQYRGEAIRGVRKLKQFMNLSYPILLDGGALIRQFGDPRTAGAELPLFVLIDSEGKILEYHVGHYEVDREAGLKELDAEVQRAVKRNN is encoded by the coding sequence ATGCCCATTCCAGCCCTGACCTTGTTAAGTATCGCGCTCTTTGCCGCGGCGCCCGTGGATGAAATCGCGCCAGGCACCGTGCTCGCGTATCGTGGGCAGGTGCGACAGCGGTCGACGGAAGGCGAAACGCCCCCCGAGAAGCAGTTCGATTTGACGCTGCTCGTCGCCGAGAAAAACGACCAGTCGCACGACGTCTATTGGTTGATCGACGAAGCGGGGCGCGGGGGCTGGCCCTGGATCGAGCGCTGTGGCCGCGTCACGGCGGATGCATACGGTCGCGAGGCCGACGACCGCGCTCCGTCGTTGCTCTACGAACTCGACGAGGACGTGGCGGTGATTCCCCTGATCGTGCCCCTCTTGCGTCCACCGGTGGCCGCGATGGCCGATGCGAACTGGACGGCCGACAAGCTCACTTACACCTTTGTTGAGGAAGCGGAACTGGACGGGCGCGCCATCTGGAACGTGCAGGTCAACAACGCCTACGGCACCAAACGTCGATTGGCCTTGTCGAAGAGTAGCCCGCTTGTCACCGCGATCGCCGAACGCGTTTTTATGGGCATGGGAACCGAGTACGAATTGTCGTTCAAGCTGGTCAACGTCGAGCAACTGCCGGTCGAACGTTTTGACGCCGAGCGCCGTGCGTTCGACGCGTTGCTCGAACTTCGTCAGGCACTCAATCGACCCGCACGGACACAGACGGCCGCGTGGAGCGAGTCCGATCGCAAAATCCTCGCCGAGCGTTTGCCCGGCGTGCAAATGGCCGCGGCGACCACGCGCCTGCAAAGACTCGCCGAGGGAGCCGGTCGCGACGTCGCCCGACAGGACGAACGGGCCGTCAGCGTCGAGCAGCTCGTCGAGAAATTCGAAGGCCAGCCGGTCGAGGATTTCCAGGTCGGTGGGCTCGATCGCACACGTGCCTACTCGCAGGACATGCGGGGCAAGCTCACCCTGTTGCACTTCTGGGAGTACCGAGATGCGCCCCTCAAAGAGCCATACGGACAGGTGGGCTACCTCGAGTTCCTGCAGGAACGCCACAAGTCGAACGGACTGGCGGTGTATGGCGTGGCGGTCGACAGCCGCCTCGACGATCCGCAGTACCGAGGGGAGGCAATTCGCGGCGTGCGCAAATTGAAGCAGTTCATGAACCTGAGCTATCCGATCCTGCTCGACGGCGGCGCGTTGATTCGCCAATTCGGAGATCCCCGCACCGCCGGCGCCGAATTGCCGTTGTTCGTGCTGATCGACAGCGAGGGCAAAATCCTCGAGTACCACGTCGGGCATTACGAGGTGGATCGCGAGGCGGGCCTGAAGGAACTAGATGCCGAGGTGCAGCGGGCCGTAAAGCGCAACAACTAG
- a CDS encoding zinc ribbon domain-containing protein codes for MPIYEYTCEKCRVDFETLVRGSEKPVCPDCGSVKLTKRFSVPAAHTSSSSSLPVCEPLPRGGNCGLPQCGMGGCQFDG; via the coding sequence ATGCCCATCTACGAATACACCTGCGAGAAGTGCCGAGTCGATTTCGAGACGCTCGTGCGAGGCAGCGAGAAGCCCGTTTGCCCTGATTGCGGCAGCGTGAAGCTGACCAAGCGTTTCAGCGTACCCGCCGCGCACACGTCGAGCTCGTCGAGCCTGCCGGTGTGCGAACCGCTGCCGCGCGGCGGCAACTGCGGGCTGCCGCAATGCGGCATGGGGGGCTGCCAGTTCGACGGTTGA
- the guaB gene encoding IMP dehydrogenase, with the protein MVDKIAYQGVTFDDVLLAPRASDVVPADVNVSTMLTKRIRLNVPLLSSPMDTVTEHEMAIALAQAGGLGVIHKNMSIERQTEEVDKVKRSANGIIFDPVTLPPDTTIAQARELMERKNVSGVPITEQGRLVGILTRRDLRFLEDNSLKVSQVMTRDSLVTATGTVTLEEAEKILMANKVEKLLLVDENYRLTGLITIKDIDKMRRFPNACQDRQGRLRVGAAVGVHEYERVESLIAKDVDVVVVDSAHGHSKNVLETVREIKQRWDIDVVAGNVATREGASDLIRAGADAVKVGIGPGSICTTRIISGVGVPQITAIWNAAKAAADSGTPIIADGGIRYSGDITKAIAAGAHSIMIGGLFAGLAESPGEMILYQGRTFKVYRGMGSLGAMVQGSSERYRQGNAERGSEKLVPEGVEGRVPFKGQLGPFVYQLVGGLRAGMGYCGAHSIEELRTESQFIQVSAASVRESHPHDIAITQEAPNYSTQYVSGEGA; encoded by the coding sequence ATGGTTGACAAGATTGCCTACCAAGGGGTCACTTTCGACGACGTGTTGCTGGCCCCTCGTGCCAGCGATGTCGTGCCGGCTGATGTCAATGTCAGCACCATGCTGACCAAACGCATCCGTCTCAATGTGCCGCTGCTCAGCTCACCCATGGACACGGTCACCGAGCACGAGATGGCCATCGCCTTGGCTCAGGCGGGCGGTCTGGGCGTGATCCACAAGAACATGTCGATCGAACGCCAGACCGAGGAAGTCGATAAGGTCAAACGGAGCGCCAACGGCATCATCTTCGATCCCGTCACGCTCCCCCCCGATACGACGATCGCCCAGGCCCGCGAGCTGATGGAGCGGAAGAACGTCTCGGGCGTCCCCATCACCGAGCAGGGACGCCTGGTGGGCATTCTCACCCGCCGCGATCTGCGGTTTCTCGAAGACAACAGCCTCAAAGTCTCCCAGGTCATGACCCGCGACAGCCTCGTGACGGCTACGGGGACCGTGACACTTGAGGAAGCTGAAAAGATTTTGATGGCAAATAAGGTCGAGAAACTTCTATTGGTGGACGAAAACTACAGACTGACCGGGCTTATTACGATTAAGGACATCGACAAGATGCGACGCTTCCCGAATGCCTGTCAAGACAGGCAAGGGAGGTTGCGTGTCGGGGCTGCGGTAGGTGTCCACGAATACGAGAGAGTGGAAAGCCTGATCGCCAAGGATGTCGATGTGGTGGTGGTCGATAGTGCCCACGGCCACTCGAAGAACGTCCTGGAAACCGTTCGCGAGATCAAGCAACGTTGGGACATCGACGTGGTGGCGGGCAACGTCGCCACGCGGGAGGGTGCAAGCGACCTCATTCGAGCAGGAGCCGACGCGGTGAAGGTGGGGATCGGGCCCGGCTCGATCTGCACCACGCGGATTATTTCCGGCGTGGGTGTGCCCCAAATCACGGCCATCTGGAACGCGGCCAAAGCGGCCGCCGACAGTGGCACGCCGATCATCGCCGACGGCGGCATCCGCTACTCGGGAGACATCACCAAGGCGATCGCCGCGGGTGCGCACTCGATCATGATTGGCGGCTTGTTCGCCGGTCTGGCCGAGAGTCCGGGCGAGATGATCCTGTACCAGGGTCGCACGTTCAAGGTGTACCGCGGCATGGGCTCTTTGGGCGCCATGGTGCAGGGCTCCAGCGAACGTTATCGCCAGGGGAACGCCGAACGCGGATCCGAAAAGCTCGTGCCCGAGGGGGTTGAAGGACGTGTGCCGTTCAAGGGTCAACTCGGACCGTTCGTCTACCAGTTGGTAGGTGGTTTGCGGGCCGGGATGGGCTACTGCGGCGCTCACTCGATCGAAGAACTGCGAACGGAATCGCAATTCATACAAGTCTCGGCTGCCAGTGTCCGGGAGAGTCATCCCCATGACATCGCCATTACGCAGGAAGCACCAAACTACAGCACGCAGTATGTGTCCGGAGAGGGCGCATAA
- a CDS encoding HEAT repeat domain-containing protein encodes MFRLPPLSAWKPRAACAAALISGVVWLLAAASIAQAEVELVASTDPLTAQQQQAKFHLPPGFEIQLVAAEPEIRKPINLNFDAQGRLYATESVEYPFPAKDGAPHRDVIKIFDRLGPDGRAGSVTTFAEELNIPIGVLPVKGGVLAYSIPNISFFPDANGDDRADERRPYYGTFGFVDTHGMGSSFRRWIDGWIYGCHGFANNSEIAGADGQPVVMHSGNTYRLREDGSHIEYFTHGQVNPFGLAFDPLGNMYSSDCHTLPVYMLLRGAWYPSFGKPHDGLGFGPEMIGHLHNSTGIAGVVYYTADHFPPEFRDTILIGNPVTGRINHDRLEQHGSTYKAVELPDFISCDDPWFRPVDLQMGPDGALYIADFYNRIIGHYEVPITHPGRDRERGRIWRVVYKGEQGNVPAPRAMPNLKQIAAAEPLVALLADENLTVRTLATNELADRWTELAPADLVLKTVVESKNAPQRAHALWLLERQGLLDDALVERLAGDEDRLVRVHLLRALAERPEWSSAPLDIRALVVARLQDDDPFARRVAADALDRHPRADQLAPLLELWRATPGDDTHLVHVVRMALRDHLLQEGMYAEAEKLAAATPDNDTKLADVSLGVHNAQSAAFLTDHLARTNPTTAQVELYLHHVLRFADDDRLAEAFQLAERFRERSPAEQFEIVRAVQRATQERALMLPANVSEWGVQLAGELYTTGEHDRVRDCLDLAREMRLTSSREAVLAVLAANSTFADLRPAAMEALVAIDAPGSVAVLAGMVGDPADAMEMRQRAAEVLANLNSEETRALLVAALATAPERLAARIAAGLAGSALGAEELLAAVAAGKASPRVLRERDVDARLHASKIENLAARLAELTADLPADDERIVQLIAARRQGYETAPGDIERGRAVFTKICAGCHRIGGAGAKIGPELDGIGQRGVERLLEDVLDPSRNVDQAFRSTQIATTGGQVLSGLVLREEGSVLVLADNQGKEVRVPLDEIDEREVSKLSPMPANVPDLVTEAEFYDLLSFLLSNRVQPEPTATKP; translated from the coding sequence ATGTTTCGATTGCCCCCTTTGTCTGCGTGGAAACCGCGCGCCGCGTGCGCTGCTGCCTTGATTTCAGGCGTCGTCTGGTTGCTAGCTGCGGCGTCGATTGCCCAGGCCGAGGTCGAGCTCGTCGCCTCGACCGATCCGCTGACAGCACAGCAGCAACAGGCAAAATTTCACCTGCCCCCGGGTTTCGAGATTCAGCTCGTGGCCGCCGAGCCCGAGATTCGCAAGCCGATCAACTTGAACTTCGATGCCCAGGGGCGGCTCTACGCCACCGAATCGGTCGAATACCCCTTTCCGGCCAAGGATGGCGCCCCACACCGCGACGTGATCAAGATCTTCGATCGCCTGGGACCCGACGGCCGAGCCGGCTCGGTGACCACGTTTGCCGAAGAACTCAACATTCCGATTGGCGTGCTGCCCGTGAAGGGAGGCGTGCTCGCCTACAGCATTCCCAACATTTCGTTCTTTCCCGATGCCAACGGCGATGACCGTGCGGACGAGCGCCGACCCTACTACGGGACCTTCGGCTTCGTCGATACGCACGGCATGGGCAGTTCCTTCCGTCGCTGGATCGATGGTTGGATCTATGGCTGTCACGGCTTCGCGAACAACTCCGAGATCGCCGGCGCCGATGGCCAGCCGGTCGTCATGCACTCGGGCAACACCTACCGCTTGCGCGAAGATGGCTCGCACATCGAGTACTTCACGCACGGACAGGTGAATCCGTTCGGGCTGGCGTTCGATCCACTGGGCAATATGTACTCGTCCGATTGCCACACGCTGCCTGTCTACATGCTGCTACGCGGCGCGTGGTACCCCAGCTTTGGCAAACCACACGATGGGCTGGGCTTTGGTCCGGAGATGATCGGACATCTGCACAACTCGACGGGAATCGCGGGGGTCGTCTATTACACGGCCGATCATTTTCCGCCCGAGTTCCGCGATACGATCCTGATCGGCAATCCGGTGACCGGACGCATCAACCACGACCGGCTCGAACAGCACGGTTCGACCTACAAGGCCGTCGAGTTGCCCGACTTCATCTCGTGCGATGACCCCTGGTTCCGTCCGGTCGATCTGCAAATGGGGCCCGACGGAGCGCTCTACATCGCCGATTTCTACAACCGCATCATTGGCCACTACGAGGTGCCCATCACGCACCCGGGACGCGATCGCGAGCGAGGTCGCATCTGGCGCGTGGTCTACAAGGGAGAACAAGGGAATGTGCCTGCGCCGCGAGCCATGCCCAACTTGAAGCAAATCGCCGCGGCGGAGCCGCTCGTCGCCCTGCTGGCCGATGAGAATCTCACGGTCCGTACGCTGGCCACGAACGAACTGGCCGATCGCTGGACGGAGTTGGCGCCTGCCGACCTCGTGCTCAAGACCGTCGTCGAAAGCAAGAACGCACCCCAGCGTGCCCACGCCCTCTGGCTGCTCGAACGACAGGGACTGCTCGACGATGCCCTGGTCGAGCGACTGGCCGGGGATGAAGATCGGCTGGTGCGCGTGCATTTGCTGCGGGCCTTGGCCGAGCGACCGGAATGGTCGTCGGCGCCGCTCGATATTCGCGCCTTGGTCGTGGCCAGGTTGCAAGACGATGATCCCTTTGCGCGACGCGTCGCGGCCGATGCCTTGGATCGCCATCCCCGTGCCGATCAGTTGGCTCCCTTGCTCGAACTGTGGCGCGCGACGCCGGGCGACGACACGCATCTCGTACACGTCGTGCGCATGGCGCTGCGCGACCATCTGCTGCAAGAGGGTATGTATGCCGAGGCCGAGAAGCTCGCCGCGGCCACCCCCGACAACGACACGAAGCTGGCCGACGTGAGCCTGGGCGTACACAACGCTCAGTCCGCGGCGTTTTTGACTGACCACCTGGCGCGCACCAATCCCACCACGGCGCAAGTCGAGCTTTACCTCCATCACGTGCTCCGGTTTGCCGACGACGACCGGCTGGCCGAGGCGTTCCAATTGGCCGAGCGCTTCCGGGAGCGCAGTCCGGCCGAACAGTTCGAGATCGTGCGCGCGGTTCAGCGGGCCACGCAAGAACGCGCGCTGATGCTGCCAGCGAACGTCAGCGAGTGGGGCGTGCAACTGGCGGGCGAGCTCTACACGACCGGCGAGCACGATCGCGTGCGCGATTGTCTCGACTTGGCGCGCGAGATGCGACTCACTTCGTCGCGCGAGGCCGTGCTGGCCGTGCTGGCCGCGAATTCGACCTTTGCCGACCTGCGCCCCGCCGCCATGGAGGCCCTGGTGGCGATCGACGCACCCGGATCGGTCGCCGTGCTGGCGGGCATGGTGGGCGATCCAGCCGATGCCATGGAAATGCGCCAGCGTGCCGCCGAGGTCCTGGCCAATCTGAACAGCGAGGAGACCCGTGCCCTATTGGTCGCGGCGCTCGCAACCGCGCCGGAACGGCTCGCCGCGCGAATCGCCGCTGGCCTGGCGGGGAGCGCTCTCGGCGCCGAAGAATTGCTGGCGGCGGTGGCGGCGGGCAAGGCCTCGCCCCGCGTGCTCCGCGAACGGGACGTCGACGCGCGACTGCACGCCTCGAAGATCGAGAACCTCGCCGCGCGGCTCGCCGAGTTGACTGCCGACCTTCCTGCCGACGATGAACGCATCGTGCAACTCATCGCGGCACGCCGACAAGGCTACGAGACCGCTCCGGGAGATATTGAACGTGGCCGCGCGGTCTTCACCAAGATCTGCGCCGGCTGCCACCGCATCGGCGGAGCGGGCGCCAAGATCGGGCCCGAGCTCGACGGCATCGGTCAGCGCGGCGTGGAGCGTTTGCTCGAAGACGTGCTCGATCCCAGTCGCAACGTCGATCAGGCCTTCCGCAGCACGCAGATCGCGACGACGGGTGGGCAAGTCTTGTCCGGACTCGTGCTGCGCGAGGAAGGCAGCGTGCTGGTGCTGGCAGACAACCAAGGCAAGGAGGTCCGCGTGCCGCTCGACGAGATCGACGAGCGCGAGGTGTCGAAGCTTTCGCCCATGCCGGCCAACGTCCCCGACCTGGTCACCGAGGCGGAGTTTTACGACTTGCTGAGCTTCCTGCTCTCGAACCGCGTGCAGCCCGAGCCAACGGCCACGAAGCCGTGA
- a CDS encoding glycosyltransferase, translated as MSYVEMVATALAAWAVVQTLLVLWQIHENLRFVRSRLRLPPAHDAGRRVALIAPCKGLEFELERNLAPLFTQDYSNYELLLVVESEADSAVAAIRRLIARHPRRAARLVVAGLATDSGQKVHNLRVATEHLPAEVEVLAFVDSDARPASGWLRQLVERLDRPEVGASSGYRWFIPAQDSWAEHALTAANGAVAAMLGGKRINMVWGGSWAIRRETFEEIKLRDAWQGTLSDDLVASEILYRAGKQVNFEPRCMVASPLETTPASASEFARRQYTIGRFYAPSRWAISTVGISLAKLVGASGIVAMVLYLVGHRSLWCSGQIAALVALCVLGFVRAAYRQRLAVLCLSAQTDRLASSRRSDFLAWPLFSLANWGCLLGSLWNDTVTWRGNRYQIRRGGQIRLVERETADATHVERQAPRPPHFPRGAGERKNQRSRSARRR; from the coding sequence ATGTCGTATGTCGAAATGGTGGCTACCGCACTGGCGGCCTGGGCCGTGGTCCAGACGCTGCTCGTGCTCTGGCAGATTCACGAAAACCTGCGCTTCGTGCGCAGCCGTCTCCGCTTGCCCCCTGCGCACGACGCGGGGCGCCGCGTGGCACTCATTGCGCCCTGCAAGGGTCTCGAATTCGAGCTCGAACGCAATCTCGCGCCCCTCTTCACGCAAGACTACTCGAACTACGAACTGCTGCTCGTCGTCGAGAGCGAAGCCGATTCGGCCGTGGCTGCGATTCGTCGCCTGATCGCCAGGCATCCGCGCCGCGCCGCGCGACTGGTCGTCGCAGGCCTGGCCACCGACAGCGGGCAGAAAGTCCATAACCTGCGCGTCGCCACCGAGCATCTTCCGGCCGAGGTCGAAGTTCTTGCCTTCGTCGATTCCGATGCCCGACCGGCAAGCGGTTGGCTGCGGCAACTGGTCGAGCGTCTCGATCGCCCCGAGGTGGGAGCGTCGTCCGGTTACCGCTGGTTCATTCCGGCTCAGGATAGTTGGGCCGAGCATGCCCTGACGGCGGCCAATGGCGCGGTGGCTGCCATGCTCGGCGGCAAGCGAATTAACATGGTTTGGGGCGGATCGTGGGCGATTCGCCGCGAGACGTTTGAGGAAATCAAGCTGCGCGATGCCTGGCAGGGAACGTTGAGCGACGATCTCGTCGCCAGCGAGATCCTGTACCGCGCGGGCAAGCAGGTGAATTTCGAGCCGCGCTGCATGGTGGCGTCTCCCTTGGAGACGACGCCCGCCAGCGCCAGCGAATTCGCCAGGCGTCAGTACACCATCGGCCGTTTCTATGCGCCATCGCGGTGGGCGATTTCGACCGTTGGTATCAGCCTGGCCAAGCTTGTCGGAGCGAGCGGAATTGTGGCAATGGTCCTTTATCTGGTCGGACATCGCAGCCTGTGGTGCTCTGGCCAGATCGCGGCGCTCGTGGCCCTGTGCGTGTTGGGTTTCGTCCGCGCGGCCTATCGGCAGCGACTGGCCGTCCTGTGCCTGTCGGCGCAGACCGATCGGTTGGCCTCGTCGCGTCGTAGCGACTTTCTGGCCTGGCCACTCTTTTCGCTGGCGAACTGGGGCTGCCTGCTCGGTTCGCTGTGGAACGACACCGTGACGTGGCGCGGCAATCGATACCAGATTCGGCGCGGCGGTCAGATTCGCCTGGTCGAGCGCGAGACGGCCGACGCGACGCATGTCGAGCGGCAGGCTCCGCGGCCTCCCCATTTCCCACGTGGCGCCGGAGAGCGCAAGAACCAGCGGAGTCGTTCGGCCCGCCGGCGCTAG